One stretch of Amycolatopsis tolypomycina DNA includes these proteins:
- a CDS encoding sensor histidine kinase, whose translation MPIRPATFPRAQGWLRWALVAVPMVAAMPRADALTWSLIGVTLALSLPLPWIHDAVLRPPMTALTLALIASTGALWVLHPGSWASVAMFSTTFFVVLKQSTVPIVLAIALDAGVITTWAARHDLWDDALSTYAVLAVIVLMALNRRARLARVEQTELALARAQTANEEHARAAALAERARIARELHDVLAHSLAGLSLNLQGARLMLVRDGASPDAVAQIERAQALAADGLAEARQAVAALREDAVGVERAIADLLAAYRLDTGARADLAVEGEPRELAPAVGTALVRAVQEALANTRKHAAQAEVDVTLGYAGGSVELTVADRQGRRPPDAAAAGYGLRGMGERVALLDGRLDSGPGEDGWRIHLTVPA comes from the coding sequence ATGCCGATCCGACCAGCCACGTTCCCCCGCGCCCAGGGCTGGTTGCGCTGGGCGCTCGTCGCGGTCCCGATGGTCGCCGCCATGCCCCGCGCGGACGCGCTCACCTGGTCGCTGATCGGGGTGACCCTGGCCCTGTCGCTCCCGCTGCCGTGGATCCACGACGCCGTCCTCCGGCCACCGATGACGGCGCTGACGCTCGCCCTCATCGCGAGCACGGGCGCGCTGTGGGTGCTCCACCCGGGCAGCTGGGCGTCGGTGGCGATGTTCAGCACCACGTTCTTCGTGGTGCTGAAGCAGTCCACGGTGCCGATCGTGCTGGCGATCGCGCTCGACGCCGGGGTGATCACCACCTGGGCGGCCCGGCACGACCTGTGGGACGACGCCCTGTCGACGTACGCGGTGCTGGCCGTGATCGTGCTGATGGCGCTCAACCGGCGGGCCCGGCTCGCCCGTGTCGAGCAGACGGAGCTGGCGCTGGCCCGCGCGCAGACCGCCAACGAGGAGCACGCCCGCGCGGCCGCGCTCGCCGAACGCGCCCGCATCGCCCGCGAGCTGCACGACGTCCTGGCCCATTCGCTGGCCGGGCTCTCGCTGAACCTCCAGGGCGCGCGGCTGATGCTGGTGCGCGACGGCGCGAGCCCGGACGCCGTCGCCCAGATCGAGCGGGCGCAGGCGCTGGCGGCGGACGGGCTCGCCGAGGCCCGGCAGGCGGTGGCCGCGCTGCGCGAGGACGCCGTCGGGGTCGAACGCGCGATCGCGGACCTGCTCGCCGCGTACCGGCTCGACACCGGCGCCCGCGCCGACCTCGCGGTCGAAGGCGAGCCGCGCGAGCTCGCCCCGGCGGTCGGCACCGCGCTGGTCCGCGCGGTGCAGGAGGCGCTGGCCAACACCCGCAAGCACGCGGCGCAGGCCGAAGTGGACGTCACGCTCGGCTACGCCGGCGGGTCGGTGGAGCTGACCGTGGCCGACCGGCAGGGCAGGCGCCCGCCGGACGCGGCGGCGGCAGGCTACGGTTTGCGCGGGATGGGCGAACGGGTCGCACTGCTCGACGGGCGTCTGGACAGCGGGCCGGGGGAGGACGGATGGCGGATTCACCTGA
- a CDS encoding M23 family metallopeptidase, with translation MSRLRRLALIAAAAALPALGLSLAGQTTASAAPNFQVPFKCGVTVTAATFSGHSPAYSVDFQKDGITGMPVLASASGTVTRVADEGGSSYGKWIEVDHGGGWRTRYAHLSAQEVSVGQSVAGGKQIGKAGATGGVTGPHLHFEERLDGVVQKAKLNGVAVPYYGHTSFTSKNGCGGNPYSADEVCGDGFDVVDQQALANSSGTAYLLYNASTKANCVTTLKSTSLGTASQVSAFLEVQGSARVTDSGDFTYYAGPVKKTAEATCVKWGGSVGANTYESGFEHCG, from the coding sequence ATGTCCAGGTTGCGACGGCTCGCCCTGATCGCCGCCGCCGCGGCGCTGCCCGCGCTCGGCCTTTCCCTCGCCGGTCAGACGACGGCCTCGGCCGCGCCCAACTTCCAGGTGCCGTTCAAGTGCGGCGTCACCGTCACCGCCGCGACGTTCAGCGGTCACAGCCCGGCCTACTCGGTCGACTTCCAGAAGGACGGCATCACCGGCATGCCGGTGCTCGCCTCGGCGTCGGGCACCGTGACCCGGGTCGCCGACGAAGGCGGCTCGAGCTACGGCAAGTGGATCGAGGTGGACCACGGTGGCGGCTGGCGCACGCGGTACGCGCACCTGTCGGCCCAGGAGGTTTCCGTCGGGCAGTCGGTCGCGGGCGGCAAGCAGATCGGCAAGGCGGGCGCGACCGGCGGCGTCACCGGCCCGCACCTGCACTTCGAAGAGCGCCTCGACGGCGTGGTGCAGAAGGCGAAGCTGAACGGCGTCGCCGTGCCGTACTACGGCCACACCAGCTTCACGAGCAAGAACGGCTGCGGCGGCAACCCGTACTCGGCCGACGAGGTCTGCGGTGACGGCTTCGACGTCGTGGACCAGCAGGCGCTGGCCAACTCCTCGGGCACGGCCTACCTGCTGTACAACGCTTCCACCAAGGCGAACTGCGTGACCACGCTGAAGTCGACGTCGCTCGGCACGGCCAGCCAGGTGTCGGCGTTCCTGGAGGTCCAGGGTTCGGCGCGGGTGACCGATTCCGGTGACTTCACCTACTACGCCGGGCCGGTCAAGAAGACCGCCGAAGCGACCTGCGTGAAGTGGGGCGGCTCGGTGGGCGCCAACACCTACGAGAGCGGGTTCGAGCACTGCGGCTGA
- a CDS encoding DUF4192 domain-containing protein — protein MTATTPADLRDPAQLLAALPYLIGFRPAKSVVLIGHEDPGDTPGLVLRGDLPRREHRVHQARALAARFAAGRHIGVTLAVVGGHRRPGKPPPHRDFVDELAAALGERDLPVLHALWTPAISTGAPWACYRLEECAGALPDLRTTVIAAAATEYGTVAFDSREELEALLAPRTPEAVARRADRLSRMTSPPWPVATRVNEAASVVRAAFVRQRKGEGALTDEEAILLACALRLPEIRDACLAMAVPPKTTQAREAERLWLTLVRETPAPDRAEAATLLGFTAYMRGDGAFAGMALDNALEAQPGHVLASLLKRVLHHGTPPKVIRGLATAAAGHLVGFGLEPAEFDAEQAA, from the coding sequence ATGACCGCAACCACCCCGGCCGACCTCCGCGACCCCGCGCAGCTGCTGGCCGCCCTCCCGTACCTGATCGGCTTCCGCCCCGCGAAGTCCGTGGTCCTGATCGGCCACGAAGACCCCGGCGACACCCCGGGCCTGGTCCTGCGCGGCGACCTCCCGCGCCGCGAACACCGCGTCCACCAGGCACGGGCGCTGGCCGCCCGCTTCGCCGCTGGCCGCCACATCGGCGTGACGCTGGCCGTCGTCGGCGGCCACCGAAGACCCGGAAAGCCGCCGCCGCACCGGGATTTCGTCGACGAGCTGGCGGCGGCGCTGGGGGAGCGGGATCTCCCGGTCCTGCACGCCCTGTGGACACCCGCCATCAGCACGGGCGCGCCCTGGGCGTGTTACCGCCTCGAAGAATGCGCGGGCGCGTTGCCGGACCTGCGCACCACGGTCATCGCGGCGGCCGCGACCGAGTACGGCACGGTGGCGTTCGACAGCCGCGAGGAACTCGAGGCGCTGCTGGCCCCGCGGACCCCGGAGGCGGTCGCTCGACGCGCGGATCGCTTGTCCCGCATGACATCCCCGCCATGGCCGGTCGCCACCCGAGTCAACGAGGCGGCGTCGGTGGTCCGCGCGGCGTTCGTCCGTCAGCGAAAAGGCGAAGGTGCCCTGACGGACGAGGAGGCGATCCTGCTGGCCTGTGCCCTGCGGCTGCCGGAAATCCGCGACGCCTGCCTGGCGATGGCGGTACCCCCGAAGACCACGCAGGCCAGGGAAGCGGAGCGCTTGTGGCTGACACTGGTCCGCGAGACACCGGCCCCCGATCGAGCAGAGGCGGCGACGCTGCTGGGCTTCACGGCGTACATGCGCGGAGACGGAGCCTTCGCGGGCATGGCCCTGGACAACGCCCTGGAGGCACAACCGGGCCACGTGCTGGCGTCGTTGCTGAAGAGGGTGCTGCACCACGGAACACCCCCGAAGGTGATCCGCGGCTTGGCGACGGCGGCAGCGGGGCACCTCGTCGGCTTCGGCCTGGAGCCGGCGGAATTCGATGCCGAGCAGGCGGCGTGA